Proteins found in one Miscanthus floridulus cultivar M001 chromosome 4, ASM1932011v1, whole genome shotgun sequence genomic segment:
- the LOC136551193 gene encoding truncated basic helix-loop-helix protein A-like isoform X2, producing MAAAGGGGEAVQKALQSVAQSTGWTYSLLWRLCPRQGALVWAEGHYNGAIRTRKTTVHQPGGEGADEEEETTAGAGAGRAALRRSRQLKELYDSLAGEAADGGRGAGGSRDGGGAQQQVVPHRRPTAALAPEDLTETEWFYLMLAGEAFVRRVHVWLCGANKVDSKVFSRAILARSAGIQTVACIPVDDGVLEIGTTEKVEEDICLIQCARSIFMDQIGAHIMPTLSGHSTSTAPTTHINHQPFQTKMGNCIDINVQKNSHNSGDEHNNEMEDDDDRIDLLETNTGNDSSQHSPQDTNNVGLGNEQGTLNAGSSELMLIGTSERVRDGCSKQEDEEIPVLMVCQNANLAAQGEFGPWHDFLDDDLSSKYLQSSGNLDLCTY from the exons atggcggcggccggcggcggagGCGAGGCCGTGCAGAAGGCGCTGCAGTCGGTGGCGCAGAGCACGGGGTGGACGTACAGTCTCCTCTGGCGCCTCTGCCCGCGCCAAGG CGCGCTGGTATGGGCGGAGGGCCACTACAACGGCGCCATCAGGACGCGCAAGACGACGGTGCATCAGCCGGGCGGGGAGGGCGCtgacgaggaggaggagacgacggcgggggcgggggcCGGCCGGGCGGCTCTGCGCCGCAGCCGGCAGCTCAAGGAGCTCTACGACTCCCTGGCGGGGGAGGCGGCCGACGGTGGTCGAGGAGCGGGCGGAAGcagggacggcggcggcgcgcagcAGCAGGTGGTGCCGCATCGCCGGCCCACCGCGGCGCTGGCGCCCGAGGACCTCACGGAGACGGAGTGGTTCTACCTAAT GTTGGCTGGGGAGGCATTTGTAAGGAGAGTTCATGTGTGGCTATGTGGGGCAAATAAAGTTGACAGCAAAGTGTTCTCAAGAGCAATTCTCGCTAGG AGTGCAGGCATCCAG ACAGTAGCATGCATTCCAGTCGACGATGGTGTCCTGGAAATTGGAACTACAGAGAAG GTAGAAGAAGACATTTGTTTAATTCAATGTGCCAGGAGCATCTTCATGGATCAAATTGGCGCCCACATAATGCCTACCCTCTCAGGCCATTCAACTTCCACCGCCCCAACCACACACATCAATCATCAGCCATTCCAGACAAAAATGGGAAACTGCATTGACATAAATGTGCAGAAAAATAGTCACAATTCAGGAGACGAGCACAATAACGAAATGGAAGATGATGACGACAGAATTGATTTATTAGAGACCAATACTGGAAATGATTCAAGCCAGCATTCGCCACAGGACACTAATAATGTAGGTTTAGGCAATGAGCAGGGAACGCTCAATGCGGGGAGCAGTGAGCTGATGCTGATTGGGACGTCGGAAAGGGTAAGAGATGGTTGTTCAAAGCAAGAGGATGAAGAGATCCCAGTGCTTATGGTTTGCCAGAACGCTAATCTGGCAGCGCAGGGTGAATTTGGTCCGTGGCATGATTTTCTCGACGATGACCTAAGCAGTAAATACCTACAATCCTCAGGTAATTTGGACCTGTGTACA
- the LOC136551193 gene encoding truncated basic helix-loop-helix protein A-like isoform X1, which yields MAAAGGGGEAVQKALQSVAQSTGWTYSLLWRLCPRQGALVWAEGHYNGAIRTRKTTVHQPGGEGADEEEETTAGAGAGRAALRRSRQLKELYDSLAGEAADGGRGAGGSRDGGGAQQQVVPHRRPTAALAPEDLTETEWFYLMCASYCFPPAVGLAGEAFVRRVHVWLCGANKVDSKVFSRAILARSAGIQTVACIPVDDGVLEIGTTEKVEEDICLIQCARSIFMDQIGAHIMPTLSGHSTSTAPTTHINHQPFQTKMGNCIDINVQKNSHNSGDEHNNEMEDDDDRIDLLETNTGNDSSQHSPQDTNNVGLGNEQGTLNAGSSELMLIGTSERVRDGCSKQEDEEIPVLMVCQNANLAAQGEFGPWHDFLDDDLSSKYLQSSGNLDLCTY from the exons atggcggcggccggcggcggagGCGAGGCCGTGCAGAAGGCGCTGCAGTCGGTGGCGCAGAGCACGGGGTGGACGTACAGTCTCCTCTGGCGCCTCTGCCCGCGCCAAGG CGCGCTGGTATGGGCGGAGGGCCACTACAACGGCGCCATCAGGACGCGCAAGACGACGGTGCATCAGCCGGGCGGGGAGGGCGCtgacgaggaggaggagacgacggcgggggcgggggcCGGCCGGGCGGCTCTGCGCCGCAGCCGGCAGCTCAAGGAGCTCTACGACTCCCTGGCGGGGGAGGCGGCCGACGGTGGTCGAGGAGCGGGCGGAAGcagggacggcggcggcgcgcagcAGCAGGTGGTGCCGCATCGCCGGCCCACCGCGGCGCTGGCGCCCGAGGACCTCACGGAGACGGAGTGGTTCTACCTAATGTGCGCCTCCTACTGCTTCCCTCCTGCCGTCGG GTTGGCTGGGGAGGCATTTGTAAGGAGAGTTCATGTGTGGCTATGTGGGGCAAATAAAGTTGACAGCAAAGTGTTCTCAAGAGCAATTCTCGCTAGG AGTGCAGGCATCCAG ACAGTAGCATGCATTCCAGTCGACGATGGTGTCCTGGAAATTGGAACTACAGAGAAG GTAGAAGAAGACATTTGTTTAATTCAATGTGCCAGGAGCATCTTCATGGATCAAATTGGCGCCCACATAATGCCTACCCTCTCAGGCCATTCAACTTCCACCGCCCCAACCACACACATCAATCATCAGCCATTCCAGACAAAAATGGGAAACTGCATTGACATAAATGTGCAGAAAAATAGTCACAATTCAGGAGACGAGCACAATAACGAAATGGAAGATGATGACGACAGAATTGATTTATTAGAGACCAATACTGGAAATGATTCAAGCCAGCATTCGCCACAGGACACTAATAATGTAGGTTTAGGCAATGAGCAGGGAACGCTCAATGCGGGGAGCAGTGAGCTGATGCTGATTGGGACGTCGGAAAGGGTAAGAGATGGTTGTTCAAAGCAAGAGGATGAAGAGATCCCAGTGCTTATGGTTTGCCAGAACGCTAATCTGGCAGCGCAGGGTGAATTTGGTCCGTGGCATGATTTTCTCGACGATGACCTAAGCAGTAAATACCTACAATCCTCAGGTAATTTGGACCTGTGTACA